The DNA region aaaataatttaatttttgttttaacgtTTAGACTTACTACATCAACATTTGGTGAAACTggatgataaataaaaatagatatacgAGCAAGAACACATATTGTCGCCCTTGGTGCCACCTAGACAGTTTATAATCCTAAGAAGTTGCCAACAAATAGAAGAAGATCTCTGGTTGATAGCTGACGTTTCCTGTCATCTCCCAAACGTTGAGTTGGATTTTACGGCTCAGCTTTGCACTAAACGTCCCTCCGGTGTTCTCATACAAGCCTTGCCCCATGGTCGCTCTAAggtctctctctttcctctttgaTACATTTTAAATCGTTTACAACACATAAGACacttatgttttaatttttaattatttttttctcaattactttttcacttatttttctctcgattttttttttttttaatttaccattcttaaacccaaaaaataacaaagaatatGGGCAGGTGACGTGGATAGAGCATGTGGAAGTGAATGATAATGTGCGGCCACATAGGCTTTACAAAGATCTCTTATACAGCGGCTTAGGCTACGGAGCTCGACGTTGGACTGTTACTCTTGAGAGGATGTGTGAGAGGCTGTCTCTCTACTCCATGTCTGACTTCCCATCCACTGACCACGCCGGAGGTACTTACACTATtgctatgtatatatatctactcCATGTCTGACTTCCCAGCCACTGGCATAAACAGAATTGATcagcatttttttaatatacttggttgaTTATTCGTACAACAAATAAGTAACATGAAATGTGTTATATGTGCGGATCCCATATTGACCACAAGTGCtagtttttactatttattaaaaaaaagttttcatttctTATTGTAGTAGTGAAAACAATAGAAGGCAGAAGGAGCGTAATGAATTTGGGAGAAAGAATGTTGAAGAACTTTGCATGGATAATGAAAAGGTCTGACAAACACGATTTCTCGCAACAGTGTGATACTAACAGCGGAGTTAGGATTTCGGTGCGGACAAACATAGAGGCCGGTCAACCGACAGGTCTCATTGTCTGCGCCAGTTCATCTTTATATCTCCCTCTTACTCCTCTCAGAGTGTACGATTTCCTTAGCAACCTGGAGGTTCGTCACCAGGTACGTTAGCTtccacatgatttttttttttcttgttgggtCATTAACAAGAATctaataatatttgaatttaaaaaagtGGGACGTTCTCTGCCATGGGAATCCAGCGACTGAGGCTGCTCGTTTTGTCACCGGCTCGGACCAAAAGAACAACGTGACTTTTCTCAAGGTATATTACTCCTACTAAAAGCCTTATGATTTTTACaggatataaaattataatgtgacatttttttttctttcttttaattccTTATAACTAGAATTCGTATAGAGAtgttatttttcattatttctaGGCCTTGCATTAACTATGATTATTCTTATACATTATGTAGCCGTCAAGTGGAGGGGATAATAGTGAGTTGATGATACTACAAGATGGCTTCATAGATGCATTAGGAGGTATGTTTGTGTACGCTCCAGTGGATCTAAACACAGCATACTCAGCCATTTCAGGCCAAGTTGATCCTTCCAGCATTCCTGTCCTCCCGTCCGGTTTCATCATCTCCCGTGACAGCCGTCCTTCTGTGGGTGAGCTTGACACTGGACGCATGACACTCCTCACCGTGGCTTTCCAAATTCTTGTCTCTGGTTCAAGTCACTCTATAGATCTCAACGTGGAAGATTCTGCCACCACAGTCCATATCTTGATTAGCTCCACCGTTCAAAGGGTCAAAGCAATGCTTAACTGCGAATGATGCATGGTCAGTGTGAGTTTGGTTAAGTGACCACTTTCCAAATCTAAAATCTttggtattttgtttttgttttttttttttgttttttttttaacttgaaatAAGTGAGAAGAGTGTTCTCTGTTTGATCCTCTAAGGAGAGTCGTACTTTTTCGTATTTTTTGTTGGTCGTTATCTTATTACAATAAATTTCTAAAGCAAGGGCCTTAGATAAAACAATGTTTAAGTTGTTGCCTTTTGGcatgtttaatttgtttgtgatATTGTTGTTGGATTGATAAGATGTTattgcttaattaatttatgatttcaTCTatcattatttttgatatttctttatttatttatatatatatatatatatatatatatatatatataaatacagaATTGTACATTAATTAATATGACTAATTATTCTGTGAAATATTCATCTAGTTAAACAATAAAGTGTAGCTCTTGAGTTTGTAGGTAATGGAAAATATAGCTACCAACGGAAATGGATATATAGTTAGATAAAGCTTTTATATCTATATCAAAACTATACCAATAGAAATGGATTGTCAACTATTTTACTTGACAGATATGTGGAGGATgtgatatatatgatgatgacgTTGATTATATCCACAAGGGTAAAAGTAAACAAAGGGTTTCTTGTGATACCAAAGatttgttgtgacttgtgagtctGTGATTAGGTTAACGATTTGGGACTTAAAGCTCATAATATGAACAATATAAGTCTAACAATTGTTTAACTCCTGAATTATAGTCACTAGAAGGGACAATCTTGGTTCTTAAGCTACCTtcaactttattaatttaaacaagttttacgGTGTTTACTTCCAAATATAAAACGCCAATGATAAATAACAGAAAATTTGGAAAGAGCAACAAGTAAACGACGCAATTTGATAGTTGAATAAtcattttatctttcttttcaaaCGCATATATACTAGAGAGACTAGAAATTGACCCTCATGTTGCGTATGTTTAGTGCTTTACATATTGATttggttattttgttttgttttgttattcaatttttttatttttgtttttatttagttgGGGCGTTTTAACACTAATAAAATTCAACTACTATAAGCTTCTAAAATTATTGTTTGAAGACAATATCTTTTGCCTATAACAACAATACTACATCTGAAAAAGTGTATGAATATAGTTAAAGGAAATACATAATGAACTTTATAGTGATATATACAAGAGAGGGTATTTTTGccaaagagtatatatatgatatttttgcaaatgcccTAAAAAACAATGAGAAAGTTAAGAGATATAAAATGTAGagttactttttctttgtttttgtgataaagaaaaattaaaatatgttaatgaGCAACAAATAGTATTCAAATAATATGTTCTCTTAGAATTATCTAAATTAATttcttcatatatttatatttaattgattcGATATTTCATTGCAATGACGATGGTTTTTAGttgatcattaaaaaaatttcaaagaactcttaaaacagaaaattttaataaatttataggatatttgttttaaatgacTTAAATAGTTTTCAAGAAATATTgctaatttatatattgtttccttttaaaataattttctttagcttatctttaaaatataactGCGATATTGGCTCTCTTAAGctaatctttatatttttgccaacaaaaaaaaacaaaaactgtaacATTGTATAAGAATAAGATTAATCATGTGATGTAATATATGAGAAATCTTTCAAAAAAGGCTCTTTTTCCATACCACTTTTCAAAAATgcctattttaatttttttttatccaaaatacttctaaatatttgaaatatacTAAAATAAGTGTGTAATCTTATAAAAGGATACACAAACTTGTACAtgtaaaaaatcttataaatgtCCTATAAATACCgtataaatacttttaaaaatcttataaaaaaattgaaaaccttttaaaatagagaaaagttGCATTTTAGTACATTTTACAAACATAATTGACAAGAGGGGAAGTTGCTTTTTGTGAGATAGAGCAAAGAAACCCTTTAAAGTACCTTgtaaaaccatataaaaaccatttaaaactttacaaaaactTGGATCAAATTAGTAGAAGTTATCAAATACCttctaaactttataaattctTTAGATTTAATCAGGGTTTTCTTCTAAAATGGATAGCTAAAAGAGatcttatttttcaaaaaaggCACACTTAAAAGGGTAATTCTCAAAAATGCTCAAATATGTAACTATAtagaatatatactttatatatgtatataatggtggggaaagaaatattttttatacaaGGGATTTAtgaaaaacttgaaaatttaaatattcatatatacctataaatatataaagcttgaaaatttatgaataaaagTTTTTCATGATATCGTGTactatacaattttaatttaaattccctctatttatatttataatcttCAATAAAGTTGTAAGTCAAAGAAGAGGAGATACATTGAGGACCGAAGGGGGAGATCTTTTGAGTAAGACTTTGGTGAACATAGAGAGCTACAATGTCGTCGCTGAACCTCTTGCCAGTTTTATGTCCTCCCAAAAGTCTTTCtcgattatttaattatatatctaaAGTTTAATTACAGTAGTCTTTAAATTACATAATGTTTTAGTTGAAAACTTAACTGTACAAGCAATTCAGTTGTTTAGCTGACCCTTGACAAGTACGATTTCTCCATcaaccatttcttttttttttcttttaccttaatctttatttattaaGGATTACATAGTTAGTATAAGATGTGTAAATATGTGCCCTCCCGGCAGCGAATCGAACCGACGTTCACGAAACTGACATTTTTCGTTACTCATCCGTCTTCTAGTTAAGTTGTAGTAGCCACACGTACGCACAAGGACAGGATAATGTGTATAatatactataaattatataaatttcaagTACTATTCGGAGAAGAAATGTtaaatgttaaagaaaataCATGCACGTACGATCAGATCTCattcaaaataaagaataatttaacaaaacttACAACAGTCTCTGACTTAGCTTGTGTAAGACGATATAGCTGAGCTTctactttaacattttttccacaagataaatctaattaaaacatatatatggatTATTTATGTATACTATTTGAAgtacaaattatgaaaaattcggataaaaacaacaaacatcGAGACAAATGTTTGATGAATATAATTCGCAAGCAACCGCGTGAGGATTGATACATTATATCTTAACTTTTCTTAAACAATACATGAAAAACAAACTGACAAAGATAATATAATGTTGTAATATCAAAGCGTCTGAATTGTCGTTCTTAAGCTTCAAGTGTCACGTTacgtattttattatttatcgtTTAGAATACATATGTACATTCAATTTCCTAAAGTTTTTGTACATGACCCAGCCCGCATGTCAAAAAATGGCTGATAATATACTTCTTTGATGTGTTATCTTTGGCAAAAAATTTCACTATTGCAATTagctgattaaaaaaaaaattataatttatattccAAAAGTATTGTAACGTTGGGAAAAAGAATTTCTTCAAAACTTTGTGACGTaagattaaacaaacaaaccgaAGATATGGAAACTAAACAGTATGATAATGCTTGATGTGTCTATTATAGATGGAAGTAGTGCAGGTTTGGAGAGTTTGCTGCACCAACTTGGCTCCTACCAAACACTTCAAGCTTAAGTTGATATCGATCCTTATCTCGAACTATTTAGTGTAACAAAAACACACacgtattattttttaaaagagagtCACTTGCACACATGTACTTTATTACGGACTTAAATCAGGTTAGTGTCATTGTGTGGCCTGTGTTGTCCCCTGGTTAAACTGGTTTGTAACTTCAAATACTCATTGGATTAACGTTGATCGATCAGCCTAATCGGgtttatgaaaaaaacatatctGTTGGAAGTTATTGTATAtaagttaaataaattattctatttttttaaaaaaattataatttcttatctatatataaacaacaaaattctttttttttcttctctaaaacatcaattAATATGATATggagtataaatatataacagcCGTATTTTTGTACttcaatttaaagaaaaaaaatcccatCTTTTAATTTGTAACTTGTCCGTGGACTAcactaaaattcaaataattaagttGTGTATTTAGTAAAAccatatatgtaaatatactACGAACCATCTCcgaaaatcaaattttcttttacaacCATAAAAGGTTGCTCCctcgaaaaaaaaatgaaactctGAGTATAATGAATTAATCGATCATCCTTCGAtgggaagttttttttttttttttttttaatttgtgcaTCTCCATTACATTTGATTCATTTCCAAAAATTGAAAGAATAATACTGAAGTCAGgtggtgtatatatattgttggtACGTAGAAATGATGGAGTAAGAAGAAGCCATGCATTAGATGACAAATCAATAATCGTCGCCTTGCGTGCATGGGAAAGGTTCCTTTAGTCCAACCACGTAATCCTTTGTGTTTTGGCTTTCACATCTTTGTTGACCAAACTTACCATTATTAttggacttttttttgtttatttcccaATAAGTTCACTTTGGTCTTCCCCCATTACCAACTCGTTATTATATTCCGTAAATACATCAATTTTATTTGTCAATTTGGTAATAGTTAATTTTGTCAGATCaatgattttttcttctatacaaacaaagaagaaacttcCATAACCAAGATGTATAGTTCCTGAAATAATGGCTcataccaaacacaaaaaagtaTGACTTTAACGTATTTATAAATGTACCATGAATCTTGCAAATTTTAAAAGCATGTGTTCATCTACACATACATCTACTTTTAAAGTGAACAATTAGAAACTACACAATGCATGTTAGCTCCTCTGGTCTTATTTAAATGATCT from Camelina sativa cultivar DH55 chromosome 3, Cs, whole genome shotgun sequence includes:
- the LOC104779087 gene encoding homeobox-leucine zipper protein HDG10-like, translating into MDTNDNQERSNHQHHSNHQIHRLEEYFNECPHPDNLQRGRLAEELNLEPKQIKFWFQNKRTQVKIRNEKAENAELRIDNLKMKCENEAMEEALKTVVCPPCGGRHPGREEQLRYIQKLRAENAFLEKERERLSSYVSQHRGHSVPRFDGPSTSNNRPASYGTSSNTPPPKPQNSVLLQHLQPLSQPEKIVMFEMAAKAVAEVMSLIKMEESMWIKSSIDGRLVIDPGNYEKISTKINHFKSTSVRPESSKEVVEVQMDVTNLVDMFFDTEKWARLFPTIVNEAKTLHVLDSIDHGRQTFSKVIYEQEHILSPLVPPRQFIILRSCQQIEEDLWLIADVSCHLPNVELDFTAQLCTKRPSGVLIQALPHGRSKVTWIEHVEVNDNVRPHRLYKDLLYSGLGYGARRWTVTLERMCERLSLYSMSDFPSTDHAGVVKTIEGRRSVMNLGERMLKNFAWIMKRSDKHDFSQQCDTNSGVRISVRTNIEAGQPTGLIVCASSSLYLPLTPLRVYDFLSNLEVRHQWDVLCHGNPATEAARFVTGSDQKNNVTFLKPSSGGDNSELMILQDGFIDALGGMFVYAPVDLNTAYSAISGQVDPSSIPVLPSGFIISRDSRPSVGELDTGRMTLLTVAFQILVSGSSHSIDLNVEDSATTVHILISSTVQRVKAMLNCE